A single Antechinus flavipes isolate AdamAnt ecotype Samford, QLD, Australia chromosome 5, AdamAnt_v2, whole genome shotgun sequence DNA region contains:
- the STEAP4 gene encoding metalloreductase STEAP4 isoform X2, with product MEKNHTSFAMKVNSSDKQESVCVFGTGDFGRSLGLKMFQCGYSVVFGSRNPELSSLHHKEIEVLSHAEAAQRSDIIIIAIHRDHYKFLGKLTEELQGKILVDISNNLKINQYPESNAEYLAELVPGAKVVKAFNTISAWALQSGHLDGSRQVFVCGDDKESKQRVMNISRTLGLTPLDHGCLVTAREIENYPLQLFPMWKFPLYLSGALFIFYFIYYALRSVIHPYVTQNKDTTFTLAFSILNHAFAGMAVTLLALVYLPGLIAAILQLYQGTKYRRFPNWLDHWMLCRKQLGLAALAFAFLHVLYSLGLPNRYSAKWKLANRVIKQVKSNKTDPFLASDVWRYDGGLTLGILGFFLFVLLGITSLPSVSNMVNWREFRFIQSKLGYLTLILCTVHTLVFGANKFLKPPPLVWYLPPTYVISLIAPSVVLLLKFILIMPCFNRPLTRIRQGWERNSLSKKIQLGNSNTEV from the exons ATGGAGAAAAATCATACTTCTTTTGCCATGAAAGTGAACTCTTCTGACAAGCAAGAGTCAGTATGTGTGTTTGGAACAGGAGACTTTGGAAGATCACTAGGCCTTAAGATGTTCCAATGTGGCTACTCTGTGGTCTTTGGAAGCCGAAATCCTGAGCTGTCCAGTTTGCACCACAAAGAAATTGAAGTCTTGAGCCATGCAGAAGCTGCCCAGAGGTCTGATATTATAATTATAGCAATCCATAGGGATCATTACAAATTTCTTGGAAAGTTAACTGAGGAActccaaggaaaaatattggtaGACATCAGCAACAACCTTAAAATTAATCAGTATCCTGAATCCAATGCAGAATATCTTGCTGAATTGGTTCCAGGAGCCAAAGTCGTGAAAGCATTTAATACAATCTCAGCCTGGGCTCTCCAATCAGGCCACCTGGATGGAAGCAGGCAG GTATTTGTATGTGGTGATGACAAGGAATCTAAGCAGAGAGTGATGAACATCAGCCGTACTCTTGGTCTTACTCCACTGGATCACGGATGTCTTGTGACAGCCAGAGAGATTGAAAACTATCCTCTACAGCTCTTTCCAATGTGGAAGTTCCCTCTATACCTCTCTGGGgccttatttattttctattttatttactatGCTTTAAGATCAGTCATCCACCCCTACGTTACTCAAAACAAAGACACAACTTTTACCTTGGCCTTTTCTATCCTAAATCATGCCTTCGCGGGAATGGCTGTCACTCTTCTTGCCCTGGTTTATCTCCCTGGCCTCATTGCTGCCATTCTGCAGTTGTACCAAGGCACCAAATATCGTCGTTTCCCAAACTGGCTTGACCACTGGATGCTTTGCAGAAAACAACTTGGACTTGCGGCACTGGCTTTTGCCTTTCTCCATGTGCTGTACTCACTTGGGCTACCCAACCGCTATAGTGCAAAATGGAAATTGGCCAACAGAGTGATTAAACAG GTAAAATCCAACAAGACTGATCCTTTTCTCGCATCTGATGTCTGGCGCTATGATGGTGGCTTAACCCTGGGCAtactgggattttttttatttgtcttattgGGAATCACTTCCTTGCCATCAGTCAGCAACATGGTGAACTGGAGAGAATTTCGATTTATCCAG TCCAAACTTGGTTACCTGACACTGATCTTATGTACAGTACACACACTTGTGTTTGGTGCAAATAAATTCCTCAAACCTCCACCACTCGTATGGTATCTTCCTCCAACCTATGTGATAAGCCTCATCGCTCCCTCTGTGGTGCTGCTCCTGAAGTTCATCCTGATAATGCCATGTTTTAATCGGCCCCTTACACGGATCCGGCAAGGCTGGGAAAGAAACTCCCTCTCTAAGAAGATCCAGTTAGGAAATAGCAATACTGAGGTGTGA
- the STEAP4 gene encoding metalloreductase STEAP4 isoform X1, with amino-acid sequence MEKNHTSFAMKVNSSDKQESVCVFGTGDFGRSLGLKMFQCGYSVVFGSRNPELSSLHHKEIEVLSHAEAAQRSDIIIIAIHRDHYKFLGKLTEELQGKILVDISNNLKINQYPESNAEYLAELVPGAKVVKAFNTISAWALQSGHLDGSRQVKSNKTDPFLASDVWRYDGGLTLGILGFFLFVLLGITSLPSVSNMVNWREFRFIQSKLGYLTLILCTVHTLVFGANKFLKPPPLVWYLPPTYVISLIAPSVVLLLKFILIMPCFNRPLTRIRQGWERNSLSKKIQLGNSNTEV; translated from the exons ATGGAGAAAAATCATACTTCTTTTGCCATGAAAGTGAACTCTTCTGACAAGCAAGAGTCAGTATGTGTGTTTGGAACAGGAGACTTTGGAAGATCACTAGGCCTTAAGATGTTCCAATGTGGCTACTCTGTGGTCTTTGGAAGCCGAAATCCTGAGCTGTCCAGTTTGCACCACAAAGAAATTGAAGTCTTGAGCCATGCAGAAGCTGCCCAGAGGTCTGATATTATAATTATAGCAATCCATAGGGATCATTACAAATTTCTTGGAAAGTTAACTGAGGAActccaaggaaaaatattggtaGACATCAGCAACAACCTTAAAATTAATCAGTATCCTGAATCCAATGCAGAATATCTTGCTGAATTGGTTCCAGGAGCCAAAGTCGTGAAAGCATTTAATACAATCTCAGCCTGGGCTCTCCAATCAGGCCACCTGGATGGAAGCAGGCAG GTAAAATCCAACAAGACTGATCCTTTTCTCGCATCTGATGTCTGGCGCTATGATGGTGGCTTAACCCTGGGCAtactgggattttttttatttgtcttattgGGAATCACTTCCTTGCCATCAGTCAGCAACATGGTGAACTGGAGAGAATTTCGATTTATCCAG TCCAAACTTGGTTACCTGACACTGATCTTATGTACAGTACACACACTTGTGTTTGGTGCAAATAAATTCCTCAAACCTCCACCACTCGTATGGTATCTTCCTCCAACCTATGTGATAAGCCTCATCGCTCCCTCTGTGGTGCTGCTCCTGAAGTTCATCCTGATAATGCCATGTTTTAATCGGCCCCTTACACGGATCCGGCAAGGCTGGGAAAGAAACTCCCTCTCTAAGAAGATCCAGTTAGGAAATAGCAATACTGAGGTGTGA